In Scatophagus argus isolate fScaArg1 chromosome 14, fScaArg1.pri, whole genome shotgun sequence, the following proteins share a genomic window:
- the LOC124071202 gene encoding clustered mitochondria protein homolog isoform X1 — protein sequence MGNIVQCCHTLSNYFKCKDVPAQGEPEISPLLSSEESECDSPSLPDNLEDDVLTVSTGVTNPTLEPEHFLFPDIILSSNMGGDVTLVEPMVCLLVSEEEEGVRGDEGQERLDKGRNRGFSEVETQTEVETQIGMGVQTQTESQPQREIHMRHDEALEREVNTLTNTGTTNKMVVWEEHTVLKQVDVLLEASRDAQTSQDRSSEIVVKAPLEKQQKKTDSETWSDTDDFAVVEGPQKVERQTEKNKLAFEGKDKESKQEQLKEKHIHQELTGILSKHTSLKEQNTELKQESNTDEENVFRLLLNTDFAWTEQNTPPTLENIKDKEQNTESGCTLLNLIEHNVNNMDENTVPVDSQKNLQLTKYNIKNTVNMEKSESAAPPRQTEESPEHDPSQQSNVDRSEQLSLRDVVDLQETGFTVRIQPPGAESFELQVSGQLLVAELHQVLMEHEITCHRTCFSLQLGGTTLDSLTKLCSIQGMQDGALIKVVEESYSVRDARLHLKHVRDLLRSLDPADAYNGVNCSSLSYLTFYTRGDKDSECVGSRRASEKESVDFRPPEYVLPGCKDRPLAPLQPNREDRKPLQCLRVLTMSSWNPPPGNRKMHGDLMYLNVLTMEDKELNITSSTRGFYLNQSTAFNFNPKPAVPKILCHSLVELLSQVSPAFRKTFSALQRKRVQQHPYERIATPFQVFTWIAHQGDHTLDCVRAEETHTSRMGQDEHTAGQSRDWNEELQGCREFARNSLQERLHRERSIFKTNSDFVEAATRGAVAVVDGNVVPLNPGEVPHMQMFIWNNLFFSMGFDISEHYRPLGGNAAAHAAAVCDLKGTQAYTSVDTEGLHTLGMALVDYRGIRVIVQTIVPGILEKNQEQSVVYGSNDYGKTVFTHPRFLELLDKTSKPLRIQRHQVLDHNNRPVELCSGIETKGILGNDGRPYILDLLRTFPPDLNFQFSETEESNEVPKECKSFGYPRQHRHSLASLRPELIEAFVQHRYELYVKMVSQGLVQLEDQDKSTEPSEGPVCEPRTGEAVTTGADTDFQRRSVIMNACKAVGSVSDSSFDISFNPDVCSPGVRFSSECAAEVQKQRQLLWDAAAFLLSNQIPAVLRDCLDHAAVPVDGATLTSALHQRGVNVRYLGHLLRELDSVEDRQRLSHILRISISEVIIRSAKHVFRAYLQDVEPAAFSAAVSHFLNCLLSSSSCFPDSCSDELLSRRRSRRRRSHGSRVALLTDSVWARLTPGELWDRIRTEAGDYYHYKIDSESIDEVIERHGLQKSSLLREIAIKMGIQMQLREYAFESRHRPVFGEEDVINMFPVVKHLKLTGTDATRLVQQAQVAVQQGHLKDGYEMISQALVLFSSVCGVLHEDVCMCLRLLGRLSYILGDYADALSHQEKAVMSSERVQGIDHPQTIQDYTHLALYCFAGGQLLTSLQLLYRARYLTLLVTGEDHPQVALLDSMLGLVLHGLMEYELSLKYLQNALNSTSKYHGATSLKLAHCHHLLATVYESKGEFRSALQHEKEAYSIYKNQVGEDHDSTKESSEYLRSLTQQAVILQKAINQIYSNTPSACIPPPKFSTPSLPTILQQLNLIYGIILIPLSAKEIAEVRTELQGKVQVDKLEKKT from the exons ATGGGAAACATAGTCCaatgctgtcacacactgtCAAACTACTTTAAGTGTAAGGATGTACCAGCCCAAGGTGAGCCAGAAATATCACCACTCCTCTCCAGCGAAGAGAGTGAATGTGACTCACCGAGTCTGCCAGACAACTTGGAGGACGATGTGTTGACCGTGTCCACTGGTGTGACAAACCCAACCCTCGAACCtgaacacttcctgtttcctgacATCATCCTCAGCAGCAACATGGGAGGTGACGTGACTTTGGTGGAGCCGATGGTGTGTCTGCTGGtctctgaggaggaagagggagtcAGGGGGGATGAAGGACAAGAGAGGCTCGACAAGGGGAGAAACAGGGGTTTTTCTGAAGTTGAGACACAGACTGAAGTGGAGACACAGATTGGTATGGGAGTGCAGACGCAGACAGAGTCACAGCCACAAAGAGAAATACACATGCGTCATGATGAGGCTCTGGAGAGAGAAGTAAATACACTAACAAATACTGGCACTACAAACAAGATGGTTGTTTGGGAAGAGCATACAGTACTAAAACAGGTGGATGTGCTCTTGGAAGCATCAAGAGATGCACAAACATCACAGGACAGATCCTCAGAAATTGTCGTTAAAGCACCATTggagaaacaacagaagaagacagactCTGAAACTTGGTCTGACACTGATGATTTTGCTGTGGTAGAGGGGCCACAGAAggtggaaagacagacagagaaaaacaaactggccTTCGAGGGCAAAGACAAAGAATCTAAACAAGAAcaactgaaagagaaacacatcCATCAAGAACTTACTGGCATTTTATCAAAGCATACCTCtctaaaagaacaaaatacagAGTTAAAGCAGGAGTCGAACACTGATGAAGAGAATGTCTTCAGGCTGCTACTGAATACAGACTTCGCCTGGACGGAGCAAAACACTCCACCGACGCTCGAGAACATTAAggacaaagaacaaaacactgaatctgGCTGCACCTTACTGAACCTGATTGAACACAATGTAAATAACATGGATGAAAACACAGTTCCAGTGGATTCACAGAAGAACCTTCAGCTGACAAAATACAACATCAAAAACACCGTAAATATGGAGAAGTCAGAGTCTG CAGCACCTCCACGTCAAACTGAAGAAAGCCCTGAGCACGATCCCTCACAGCAGTCTAATGTTGACAGAAGTGAACAACTTAGCCTCCGAGACGTAGTTGATCTTCAAGAGACGGGCTTTACTGTCAGAATTCAACCTCCTGGAGCAGAAAGTTTTGAGCTTCAG GTTTCAGGCCAGCTGTTGGTGGCAGAACTGCACCAGGTGTTGATGGAGCATGAGATCACCTGTCACCGTACATGCTTCTCCCTCCAGCTGGGAGGGACCACATTGGACAGTCTCACAAAGCTGTGCTCCATCCAGGGCATGCAGGACGGAGCGTTGATCAAGGTGGTGGAGG AGTCTTACTCGGTGCGCGATGCTCGTCTTCACCTCAAACATGTACGTGATCTTCTCAGAAGCCTTGACCCTGCGGATGCATACAACGGAGTGAACTGCAGCTCACTCTCTTACCTCACATTTTACACCAGAGGGGACAAAG ATAGCGAATGTGTGGGGAGCAGGCGAGCTTCTGAAAAGGAGTCTGTTGACTTCAGACCTCCAGAATACGTCCTTCCTGGATGTAAGGACCGACCACTTGCTCCACTGCAACCcaacagagaggacaggaag CCATTACAGTGTCTGCGGGTCCTGACCATGAGCAGCTGGAACCCCCCTCCGGGAAACAGGAAGATGCATGGGGACTTAATGTACCTCAATGTCCTGACTATGGAAGACAAAGAACTCAACATTACATCCTCTACGCGTGGTTTCTACCTCAACCA GTCAACGGCCTTCAACTTCAACCCCAAACCTGCAGTTCCAAAAATCCTTTGCCACTCTCTAGTTGAGCTGCTGAGTCAAGTCAGCCCTGCTTTCAGGAAAACCTTCAGTgccctgcagaggaagag AGTCCAGCAACACCCTTATGAGCGGATTGCAACACCTTTTCAGGTGTTTACTTGGATCGCCCATCAGGGAGACCACACCCTGGACTGTGTCAGAGCGGAGGAGACACACACCAGCCGCATGGGCCAGGACGAACACACAGCTGGGCAG AGTCGGGATTGGAATGAGGAGCTGCAGGGCTGCAGGGAATTCGCCAGGAACTCCCTTCAGGAGCGCCtacacagagagaggagcatTTTCAAG ACCAACAGTGACTTTGTTGAAGCTGCAACACGAGGTGCTGTAGCCGTTGTCGACGGTAACGTTGTGCCGTTAAACCCCGGGGAGGTGCCTCATATGCAGATGTTCATCTGGAACAACCTCTTCTTCAGCATGGGCTTTGACATATCCGAGCACTACCGCCCACTAGGGGGCAACGCTGCTGCTCATGCTGCTGCAGTATGTGACCTGAAGGGAACACAG GCCTATACATCTGTTGATACCGAGGGGCTTCACACACTTGGTATGGCTCTGGTGGACTATCGTGGCATTCGTGTCATTGTTCAGACAATTGTTCCAGGCATACTGGAGAAAAATCAGGAGCAGAGTGTAGTCTATGGCTCTAATGACTAtggaaaaacagtttttacacaccccag ATTTCTGGAGCTTCTAGATAAAACCAGTAAACCGCTGAGAATCCAGCGTCACCAGGTGCTGGACCACAACAACAGGCCGGTGGAGCTTTGCTCTGGCATCGAGACCAAAGGCATCCTGGGTAATGATGGAAGACCTTACATCTTGGACCTTCTACGGACGTTCCCCCCTGACCTTAACTTCCAGttttcagagacagaagagagtaATGAGGTGCCAAAGGAGTGTAAGAGCTTTGGTTACCCACGGCAACATCGTCACAGCCTGGCCAGCCTTAGACCAGAGCTGATAGAGGCCTTCGTCCAGCACAG GTATGAGCTGTACGTTAAGATGGTGTCCCAGGGACTCGTCCAACTGGAAGACCAGGATAAATCCACAGAGCCAAGTGAAGGGCCGGTCTGTGAGCCGAGAACCGGAGAGGCAGTAACGACTGGTGCTGACACTG ATTTTCAAAGAAGAAGTGTGATTATGAATGCTTGTAAGGCTGTCGGATCAGTCAGCGACTCTTCCTTTGACATCTCCTTCAATCCTGATGTTTGCTCTCCAG GTGTTCGTTTCTCCTCTGAGTGTGCAGCTGAGGTTCAGAAGCAGAGGCAGCTGTTATGGGACGCTGCTGCTTTTCTACTGTCCAATCAGATTCCAGCAGTG cTGAGGGACTGTCTCGACCATGCTGCAGTGCCAGTGGATGGAGCGACCCTGACCTCAGCGCTACACCAGCGGGGTGTGAACGTACGATACCTGGGCCACCTGCTGAGGGAGCTGGACAGtgtggaggacagacagagactcaGCCACATACTG AGAATTTCTATCAGTGAAGTCATCATCAGAAGTGCGAAACACGTCTTCAGGGCCTATCTACAG GATGTGGAACCTGCAGCGTTCTCCgctgctgtcagtcacttcCTAAACTGCCTCCTGagttcctcctcctgtttcccaGACTCCTGCTCAGATGAGCTACTCTCTCGTCGCAGGAGCCGACGTCGCCGGAGCCACGGGAGTCGTGTTGCCTTGTTGACGGACAGTGTGTGGGCTAGACTGACCCCTGGGGAGCTGTGGGACAGGATCAGGACTGAGGCTGGAGATTATTACCACTACAAaatagacag TGAAAGCATAGATGAAGTAATAGAGAGGCACGGTCTTCAGAAGAGCTCCCTCCTGAGAGAGATTGCCATCAAGATGGGCATCCAG ATGCAGCTGAGGGAGTATGCATTTGAGTCTCGACACAGGCCGGTTTTTGGCGAGGAAGATGTTATCAATATGTTCCCTGTGGTCAAACATCTGAAACTTACAGGAACTGATGCCACGCGGCTTGTGCAGCAAGCACAGGTGGCAGTGCAGCAGG GACATCTCAAAGATGGCTACGAAATGATCAGCCAGGCCCTCGTTCTGTTCAGCAGTGTATGTGGGGTCCTACATGaggatgtgtgcatgtgcctgcgTCTCCTTGGACGGCTCAGCTACATCTTGGGGGACTATGCAGAT GCCCTCAGTCACCAGGAGAAGGCTGTTATGAGCAGTGAGCGAGTGCAGGGTATAGACCACCCACAGACCATACAAGACTAT ACTCACCTGGCTCTGTACTGCTTTGCTGGAGGCCAGCTTTTGAcctcactgcagctgctgtatCGTGCTCGGTACCTGACCCTGCTTGTGACTGGAGAAGACCATCCACAAGTTGCACTGCTAGAT AGTATGCTGGGTCTAGTGCTTCATGGACTGATGGAGTATGAGCTTTCCCTGAAGTACCTACAGAATGCTTTAAATTCAACCTCAAAATACCACGGTGCCACATCCCTGAAACTTGCACACTG TCATCATCTGCTCGCCACTGTGTATGAGAGCAAAGGAGAGTTTCGATCCGCCCTGCAACATGAGAAAGAGGCTTATTCAATATATAAGAACcag GTTGGTGAGGACCACGACAGTACGAAAGAAAGCTCAGAGTACCTGAGGAGTCTCACCCAGCAGGCCGTGATCCTTCAGAAAGCCATCAACCAAATCTACAGTAACACACCCAGTGCCTGCATTCCACCTCCAAAG TTTTCCACACCAAGCCTTCCCACAATCCTTCAGCAGCTCAACCTGATATATGGCATCATTCTCATTCCCCTCAG tGCAAAGGAAATTGCAGAAGTAAGGACAGAGTTGCAAGGAAAGGTTCAAGTGGACAAGCTGGAAAAAAAGACCTGA
- the LOC124071202 gene encoding clustered mitochondria protein homolog isoform X2, which produces MGNIVQCCHTLSNYFKCKDVPAQGEPEISPLLSSEESECDSPSLPDNLEDDVLTVSTGVTNPTLEPEHFLFPDIILSSNMGGDVTLVEPMVCLLVSEEEEGVRGDEGQERLDKGRNRGFSEVETQTEVETQIGMGVQTQTESQPQREIHMRHDEALEREVNTLTNTGTTNKMVVWEEHTVLKQVDVLLEASRDAQTSQDRSSEIVVKAPLEKQQKKTDSETWSDTDDFAVVEGPQKVERQTEKNKLAFEGKDKESKQEQLKEKHIHQELTGILSKHTSLKEQNTELKQESNTDEENVFRLLLNTDFAWTEQNTPPTLENIKDKEQNTESGCTLLNLIEHNVNNMDENTVPVDSQKNLQLTKYNIKNTVNMEKSESAPPRQTEESPEHDPSQQSNVDRSEQLSLRDVVDLQETGFTVRIQPPGAESFELQVSGQLLVAELHQVLMEHEITCHRTCFSLQLGGTTLDSLTKLCSIQGMQDGALIKVVEESYSVRDARLHLKHVRDLLRSLDPADAYNGVNCSSLSYLTFYTRGDKDSECVGSRRASEKESVDFRPPEYVLPGCKDRPLAPLQPNREDRKPLQCLRVLTMSSWNPPPGNRKMHGDLMYLNVLTMEDKELNITSSTRGFYLNQSTAFNFNPKPAVPKILCHSLVELLSQVSPAFRKTFSALQRKRVQQHPYERIATPFQVFTWIAHQGDHTLDCVRAEETHTSRMGQDEHTAGQSRDWNEELQGCREFARNSLQERLHRERSIFKTNSDFVEAATRGAVAVVDGNVVPLNPGEVPHMQMFIWNNLFFSMGFDISEHYRPLGGNAAAHAAAVCDLKGTQAYTSVDTEGLHTLGMALVDYRGIRVIVQTIVPGILEKNQEQSVVYGSNDYGKTVFTHPRFLELLDKTSKPLRIQRHQVLDHNNRPVELCSGIETKGILGNDGRPYILDLLRTFPPDLNFQFSETEESNEVPKECKSFGYPRQHRHSLASLRPELIEAFVQHRYELYVKMVSQGLVQLEDQDKSTEPSEGPVCEPRTGEAVTTGADTDFQRRSVIMNACKAVGSVSDSSFDISFNPDVCSPGVRFSSECAAEVQKQRQLLWDAAAFLLSNQIPAVLRDCLDHAAVPVDGATLTSALHQRGVNVRYLGHLLRELDSVEDRQRLSHILRISISEVIIRSAKHVFRAYLQDVEPAAFSAAVSHFLNCLLSSSSCFPDSCSDELLSRRRSRRRRSHGSRVALLTDSVWARLTPGELWDRIRTEAGDYYHYKIDSESIDEVIERHGLQKSSLLREIAIKMGIQMQLREYAFESRHRPVFGEEDVINMFPVVKHLKLTGTDATRLVQQAQVAVQQGHLKDGYEMISQALVLFSSVCGVLHEDVCMCLRLLGRLSYILGDYADALSHQEKAVMSSERVQGIDHPQTIQDYTHLALYCFAGGQLLTSLQLLYRARYLTLLVTGEDHPQVALLDSMLGLVLHGLMEYELSLKYLQNALNSTSKYHGATSLKLAHCHHLLATVYESKGEFRSALQHEKEAYSIYKNQVGEDHDSTKESSEYLRSLTQQAVILQKAINQIYSNTPSACIPPPKFSTPSLPTILQQLNLIYGIILIPLSAKEIAEVRTELQGKVQVDKLEKKT; this is translated from the exons ATGGGAAACATAGTCCaatgctgtcacacactgtCAAACTACTTTAAGTGTAAGGATGTACCAGCCCAAGGTGAGCCAGAAATATCACCACTCCTCTCCAGCGAAGAGAGTGAATGTGACTCACCGAGTCTGCCAGACAACTTGGAGGACGATGTGTTGACCGTGTCCACTGGTGTGACAAACCCAACCCTCGAACCtgaacacttcctgtttcctgacATCATCCTCAGCAGCAACATGGGAGGTGACGTGACTTTGGTGGAGCCGATGGTGTGTCTGCTGGtctctgaggaggaagagggagtcAGGGGGGATGAAGGACAAGAGAGGCTCGACAAGGGGAGAAACAGGGGTTTTTCTGAAGTTGAGACACAGACTGAAGTGGAGACACAGATTGGTATGGGAGTGCAGACGCAGACAGAGTCACAGCCACAAAGAGAAATACACATGCGTCATGATGAGGCTCTGGAGAGAGAAGTAAATACACTAACAAATACTGGCACTACAAACAAGATGGTTGTTTGGGAAGAGCATACAGTACTAAAACAGGTGGATGTGCTCTTGGAAGCATCAAGAGATGCACAAACATCACAGGACAGATCCTCAGAAATTGTCGTTAAAGCACCATTggagaaacaacagaagaagacagactCTGAAACTTGGTCTGACACTGATGATTTTGCTGTGGTAGAGGGGCCACAGAAggtggaaagacagacagagaaaaacaaactggccTTCGAGGGCAAAGACAAAGAATCTAAACAAGAAcaactgaaagagaaacacatcCATCAAGAACTTACTGGCATTTTATCAAAGCATACCTCtctaaaagaacaaaatacagAGTTAAAGCAGGAGTCGAACACTGATGAAGAGAATGTCTTCAGGCTGCTACTGAATACAGACTTCGCCTGGACGGAGCAAAACACTCCACCGACGCTCGAGAACATTAAggacaaagaacaaaacactgaatctgGCTGCACCTTACTGAACCTGATTGAACACAATGTAAATAACATGGATGAAAACACAGTTCCAGTGGATTCACAGAAGAACCTTCAGCTGACAAAATACAACATCAAAAACACCGTAAATATGGAGAAGTCAGAGTCTG CACCTCCACGTCAAACTGAAGAAAGCCCTGAGCACGATCCCTCACAGCAGTCTAATGTTGACAGAAGTGAACAACTTAGCCTCCGAGACGTAGTTGATCTTCAAGAGACGGGCTTTACTGTCAGAATTCAACCTCCTGGAGCAGAAAGTTTTGAGCTTCAG GTTTCAGGCCAGCTGTTGGTGGCAGAACTGCACCAGGTGTTGATGGAGCATGAGATCACCTGTCACCGTACATGCTTCTCCCTCCAGCTGGGAGGGACCACATTGGACAGTCTCACAAAGCTGTGCTCCATCCAGGGCATGCAGGACGGAGCGTTGATCAAGGTGGTGGAGG AGTCTTACTCGGTGCGCGATGCTCGTCTTCACCTCAAACATGTACGTGATCTTCTCAGAAGCCTTGACCCTGCGGATGCATACAACGGAGTGAACTGCAGCTCACTCTCTTACCTCACATTTTACACCAGAGGGGACAAAG ATAGCGAATGTGTGGGGAGCAGGCGAGCTTCTGAAAAGGAGTCTGTTGACTTCAGACCTCCAGAATACGTCCTTCCTGGATGTAAGGACCGACCACTTGCTCCACTGCAACCcaacagagaggacaggaag CCATTACAGTGTCTGCGGGTCCTGACCATGAGCAGCTGGAACCCCCCTCCGGGAAACAGGAAGATGCATGGGGACTTAATGTACCTCAATGTCCTGACTATGGAAGACAAAGAACTCAACATTACATCCTCTACGCGTGGTTTCTACCTCAACCA GTCAACGGCCTTCAACTTCAACCCCAAACCTGCAGTTCCAAAAATCCTTTGCCACTCTCTAGTTGAGCTGCTGAGTCAAGTCAGCCCTGCTTTCAGGAAAACCTTCAGTgccctgcagaggaagag AGTCCAGCAACACCCTTATGAGCGGATTGCAACACCTTTTCAGGTGTTTACTTGGATCGCCCATCAGGGAGACCACACCCTGGACTGTGTCAGAGCGGAGGAGACACACACCAGCCGCATGGGCCAGGACGAACACACAGCTGGGCAG AGTCGGGATTGGAATGAGGAGCTGCAGGGCTGCAGGGAATTCGCCAGGAACTCCCTTCAGGAGCGCCtacacagagagaggagcatTTTCAAG ACCAACAGTGACTTTGTTGAAGCTGCAACACGAGGTGCTGTAGCCGTTGTCGACGGTAACGTTGTGCCGTTAAACCCCGGGGAGGTGCCTCATATGCAGATGTTCATCTGGAACAACCTCTTCTTCAGCATGGGCTTTGACATATCCGAGCACTACCGCCCACTAGGGGGCAACGCTGCTGCTCATGCTGCTGCAGTATGTGACCTGAAGGGAACACAG GCCTATACATCTGTTGATACCGAGGGGCTTCACACACTTGGTATGGCTCTGGTGGACTATCGTGGCATTCGTGTCATTGTTCAGACAATTGTTCCAGGCATACTGGAGAAAAATCAGGAGCAGAGTGTAGTCTATGGCTCTAATGACTAtggaaaaacagtttttacacaccccag ATTTCTGGAGCTTCTAGATAAAACCAGTAAACCGCTGAGAATCCAGCGTCACCAGGTGCTGGACCACAACAACAGGCCGGTGGAGCTTTGCTCTGGCATCGAGACCAAAGGCATCCTGGGTAATGATGGAAGACCTTACATCTTGGACCTTCTACGGACGTTCCCCCCTGACCTTAACTTCCAGttttcagagacagaagagagtaATGAGGTGCCAAAGGAGTGTAAGAGCTTTGGTTACCCACGGCAACATCGTCACAGCCTGGCCAGCCTTAGACCAGAGCTGATAGAGGCCTTCGTCCAGCACAG GTATGAGCTGTACGTTAAGATGGTGTCCCAGGGACTCGTCCAACTGGAAGACCAGGATAAATCCACAGAGCCAAGTGAAGGGCCGGTCTGTGAGCCGAGAACCGGAGAGGCAGTAACGACTGGTGCTGACACTG ATTTTCAAAGAAGAAGTGTGATTATGAATGCTTGTAAGGCTGTCGGATCAGTCAGCGACTCTTCCTTTGACATCTCCTTCAATCCTGATGTTTGCTCTCCAG GTGTTCGTTTCTCCTCTGAGTGTGCAGCTGAGGTTCAGAAGCAGAGGCAGCTGTTATGGGACGCTGCTGCTTTTCTACTGTCCAATCAGATTCCAGCAGTG cTGAGGGACTGTCTCGACCATGCTGCAGTGCCAGTGGATGGAGCGACCCTGACCTCAGCGCTACACCAGCGGGGTGTGAACGTACGATACCTGGGCCACCTGCTGAGGGAGCTGGACAGtgtggaggacagacagagactcaGCCACATACTG AGAATTTCTATCAGTGAAGTCATCATCAGAAGTGCGAAACACGTCTTCAGGGCCTATCTACAG GATGTGGAACCTGCAGCGTTCTCCgctgctgtcagtcacttcCTAAACTGCCTCCTGagttcctcctcctgtttcccaGACTCCTGCTCAGATGAGCTACTCTCTCGTCGCAGGAGCCGACGTCGCCGGAGCCACGGGAGTCGTGTTGCCTTGTTGACGGACAGTGTGTGGGCTAGACTGACCCCTGGGGAGCTGTGGGACAGGATCAGGACTGAGGCTGGAGATTATTACCACTACAAaatagacag TGAAAGCATAGATGAAGTAATAGAGAGGCACGGTCTTCAGAAGAGCTCCCTCCTGAGAGAGATTGCCATCAAGATGGGCATCCAG ATGCAGCTGAGGGAGTATGCATTTGAGTCTCGACACAGGCCGGTTTTTGGCGAGGAAGATGTTATCAATATGTTCCCTGTGGTCAAACATCTGAAACTTACAGGAACTGATGCCACGCGGCTTGTGCAGCAAGCACAGGTGGCAGTGCAGCAGG GACATCTCAAAGATGGCTACGAAATGATCAGCCAGGCCCTCGTTCTGTTCAGCAGTGTATGTGGGGTCCTACATGaggatgtgtgcatgtgcctgcgTCTCCTTGGACGGCTCAGCTACATCTTGGGGGACTATGCAGAT GCCCTCAGTCACCAGGAGAAGGCTGTTATGAGCAGTGAGCGAGTGCAGGGTATAGACCACCCACAGACCATACAAGACTAT ACTCACCTGGCTCTGTACTGCTTTGCTGGAGGCCAGCTTTTGAcctcactgcagctgctgtatCGTGCTCGGTACCTGACCCTGCTTGTGACTGGAGAAGACCATCCACAAGTTGCACTGCTAGAT AGTATGCTGGGTCTAGTGCTTCATGGACTGATGGAGTATGAGCTTTCCCTGAAGTACCTACAGAATGCTTTAAATTCAACCTCAAAATACCACGGTGCCACATCCCTGAAACTTGCACACTG TCATCATCTGCTCGCCACTGTGTATGAGAGCAAAGGAGAGTTTCGATCCGCCCTGCAACATGAGAAAGAGGCTTATTCAATATATAAGAACcag GTTGGTGAGGACCACGACAGTACGAAAGAAAGCTCAGAGTACCTGAGGAGTCTCACCCAGCAGGCCGTGATCCTTCAGAAAGCCATCAACCAAATCTACAGTAACACACCCAGTGCCTGCATTCCACCTCCAAAG TTTTCCACACCAAGCCTTCCCACAATCCTTCAGCAGCTCAACCTGATATATGGCATCATTCTCATTCCCCTCAG tGCAAAGGAAATTGCAGAAGTAAGGACAGAGTTGCAAGGAAAGGTTCAAGTGGACAAGCTGGAAAAAAAGACCTGA
- the LOC124070665 gene encoding coiled-coil domain-containing protein 92-like, with protein MRDALNRIPLQYHGCVQDSAMDAGRLEQQVASVDRGIAFLKQEHLAMLTGLQLEITHLKRRCHELSCELDSRFPDRNTQEEEAELAARCEATEHLLQDRQCTMVAVRGELRAGRARASALGRSLREEERCFLEELKRRSHKITLLSRELQRQNVITTSLCHELHTARLKLFQQRQSTESAAEADEEPRGKEVQEGEEEENEDEDDEEEEEDEDYEEEGSDWLLSPPPPASPSLPEDRHRRRVSVREERVRACVPQERVTSPQRPHPMPDPALFLVPLRYRLLRLSQPLRTQEGEGLEDEWEDIEDIRVHSRVDMGAGEGETAL; from the exons ATGAGAGACGCTTTGAATAGGATACCGCTTCAGTATCACGGT TGTGTGCAGGATTCAGCCATGGATGCAGGGAGGCTGGAGCAGCAGGTGGCCAGCGTGGACAGAGGCATCGCCTTCCTGAAGCAGGAGCACCTGGCCATGCTGACCGGTCTGCAGCTGGAGATCACACACCTGAAGAGGCGCTGTCATG AGCTAAGCTGTGAGCTGGACTCCAGGTTTCctgatagaaacacacaag aggaggaagcagaacTGGCAGCACGATGTGAGGCTACAGAGCATCTCCTACAGGACCGGCAATGCACGATGGTCGCTGTGCGTGGGGAGCTGCGGGCCGGCCGAGCACGGGCATCAGCGCTTGGAAGGAGCCTGAGGGAGGAAGAGCGATGTTTCCTGGAGGAACTGAAACGCCGCAGCCACAAGATCACTCTGCTGAGTCGCGAACTCCAACGGCAAAATGTCATCACGACGAGCCTCTGCCATGAGCTCCACACGGCACGCTTAAAACTGTTCCAACAAAGGCAGAGCACAGAGTCTGCTGCAGAGGCAGACGAGGAACCCAGAGGAAAGGAGGTacaagagggagaggaggaggagaatgaggatgaagatgacgaagaggaggaagaggatgaagattATGAAGAGGAGGGCTCGGACTGGCTTCTGTCTCCGCCTCCTCCCGCCTCTCCAAGTCTACCAGAAGATAGACACAGGAGGCGTGTCAGcgtgagggaggagagggtcAGAGCTTGCGTCCCACAGGAGAGAGTGACATCACCGCAGAGGCCACACCCCATGCCCGACCCCGCCCTCTTCTTGGTGCCGCTTCGATATCGCCTCCTTCGCTTGAGCCAACCGCTCAGAacacaggagggagaggggCTGGAGGACGAATGGGAGGACATAGAGGACATCAGGGTACACAGCAGGGTGGACAtgggagcaggagagggagaaactGCTCTGTGA